The sequence GAGAGTTTAATagatatattttgtgtttccatAGTGACCGCAGGTTTGCTGATGTCAGCATAGAGCCACCAGGTGAGTTTGTTCAACTGTCACCTTGTCTCACAACTCAAACACAGACTcaagacatttttcttctttcatttcagaaagtgaagaagaagccaaaagaagaacagaacaaCCCTCCAATCCTGTCACCTAGCAACTGTATCCAAGTTAATGTTGTCTATGCAAAGTGTAGATAGGTATAGTCAATAGCACTGAAATGGGAAATAGAATCAACATAACAAGTGGCATTATGGGAAACAAATGAAGTCTAGAAGGGAAAAGGAGAACAGGAGAAGAGTAGAGTTTCGATCTTCATGGTGTCTCCAACAGAAGCACAGCATGTTCTATAAAATAATTGATGGTGTCAAACATGTCGACATGATCTAGTTAGTGGGACCTGTGTTTAGCGTAGCTTAGCACAAAGAATACATGTACCCCAAAGCTTTCTCatttacatactgtatcttTGTTGCACGTAGTTACCTCAGAGTTAGCTTCAGTTTGTGTTTCACCTATGACTGCAGCTGTAACATTTGGGTCTTATTAGCTTAGAACTAGCTTCAGTGTGTCATAAACTCAGATGTAACTTGTGAGTGTATTTATCTGATGGCTAGCTTATACAATTTAAGTTTGATTTTCCTTTATAGATCTGTAGAGCTTCTAATAGAAGTTAACTGAGAGTTAGCTTTATGTCCACTCAAATTTTCCTGGTCCCAGAAATATTTAGTGTAAAATTTAGGCTACAGTTAGTAGGCCACTTCCTGTCGACTTGCAATGAGCTTTTGTGTCCAGCTGGATTTAACTTAGTTACCTTAGAGTTAGCTTCCAAGTGAATTTAGTAGTAATTTCATGTTGTATTAAATTAGACTTAGCTTCTAGGTCAAGTAAGATTGTGTCAAACAGCACTGAAAAATCATAGCTAAAAAGCTCCAGTGTCTATCCTTTGTGCTACGCTATGCTAACAATAGTGAAGAAATTGATGGAAGAAAACACAGACGGTGAGTATTTATGAATACTAGAGTTTCCTGTTAGCATGACCATTTAAGCACAGACATTTCCCTCTTTAGTTAATATTCCAGGCTAGACTAGTTGTTTATTAGGTAACTTTCTGTGTAATTGTCAGGTTAACTGTTTGAAATGTTCAAACTGTGCAAAATATTAGTTATTGTCCTGCATAACTGTATAGCTTGTCAGAGATCAAACTTTCCAAATGTAAATTCTCTCACTTCTTAAATAATTTTCATCTCCCACTgttaaaaaggaaatgaaagtgatttaaaattaaGGAAGGTGTTCAAAATCAATGAAGAAATAAAGCAATTTAATTGACATATTGAGTGCCAAAAAATATTCATGCTGTTGAGATTAAAACAGGTTGCCAGCATAGCTCATACATGTATTACATTTGTTGAGatgataaattttaaaaaatgcttgtttgttgttgtttgtattaAATACATGTCAGTATAATAACAAGCAGTATTTatggtaaatgtgtgtttttattgaataaattaTAGATTTTATCGGAGTTTCCTGTCATATTTATATCACCTGCAGGCTTTAGGGGATAAAACAAGACTCACACCAGACATTTCTGGTTGATAATTTAATTGAGAACAGAAAAATTGACAGAACTGCTGCACACAAGCTGAAGAACATGAACACGACAGGAGCGAGCCAATCACAGATGAGCCTTTACCATGGTTACCACAATGAAAAATTGTTCTTAACATGACACGGGAAAAAAGACCACTGTTGCAACAAAACTCCAAGATGAGATGTTGGAGTGTTGGgattgtctgtgtaggttctcagtcatccagaatTGCTCAATCTAAACAGGTGTGATCTGGGCGTCAAACAGGTGTGATGTGGGCGTCATGCTGATCCCCCAATCTGCAGGCTTctgcctttttttatttaattagctGCAATCTGCTACTAGCTTCTAAGTGCTAGCAGCAGATAGCACCAAACACAAATCTCCCAGTGAGTCACTCTGACATCGTGTCACGTTTTAtgcccttgtttttttttcttttaaaaaaatagatgttgATTTTGCTGGCGGCTAGAGGACAATCTCTCCCCTTCTTTTAGCACCGCTGAAGATTATGGGTATGGAATGTTTACTGTAGTTGGTAATTAGTATGATCACTTTCTGCTTACAACTGATTTTGCGACATTTGGATTTAAGGGACTTATTATAGtcatataagtatatatatatgtgatcTTTGCTGACCAAAtccaaaaaaacataattttgagAGTTtcctggtgaaaaaaaattaatgtagtTGTAATTAGAtgtcaaagagagagaaagaggttttattttgctgtgttgATCATGCTAATCTCTAGAAAAGAAGAACTCACACTTGAACAAATATCAATAAACAAACATCTTAACCAAGTTGATGTGTTTCACATGTAATGTTAACATATTTGTTAGTAATCTGATTTATAACTAATCTAGTTAGAGGTTCAGTCCTATGGCaacttctattttttatttgactatATGCAGATTATACAATTATATATGTCAAAATTAACCCAAACCAGAGccttggaaataaaaaaaggtcacattttcatctTGAAAAGTAGAAAGAATCTTAAACTGCCACCAACTTCTTTCCAAATCTTCTTTTCAAAAGTCCAAAGACTTTTATGTTCAATGTCAATGTAATACACTTTTTTATGAGACCATGTATCAGGCTGTCTATAGGATTCCTGAAGcagtaaacaattttttaaattaatgtattttatttctcctGCCACTTTATTAtttagtgtgttttctttttcctcacacCATCATTTAGATGCAACATTCATTACGCTGTAAAATTACTTAATTATCATAATTATAACTGAAGTGCATTCTCTTCCAGGAAATttgaaggatttattttaaagaaatatgtTTCTCATAAACTAAATCTCCATTATTTTTCTCCTTCTAGCAACAGATGATAGATCAAATTCaccaaaagcagcaaaaaacaatacaatataCCACATAAAGGCAACGacgcctcctcttcctgcttcccCCTCTTACTCTCTCATGTATTCCACTAACTGATCAATTAATATCTGTGGATCGTAGTTCAAGGTTGCTCTCCTGCGGCGCCTGTGATTCCCAGGATTCAGTTCCTCCATGGCGGGGGCAGCCAAAGTATTGATGTGTTTCATCTTTTGCACTTTGGATGCAGGTGGGAGGAGCATTTGAGCATCATCATCCACCTCCTCCAGCCTTTTCACTCTTAAGAGAGGGAGGTCATTACTGGGTGATGGAGGAGCCATGTCGTCAAGGGAACGGCGAGTTCTCTTATGGGTGGAGCCAACAGGCGTATTGGACAGGTCCCTTCTTAGTCGGCGACCAGAGGAGATGGCGGGTGCATTGTTGCCGCTCATACTAGAGATTAACCTGGAGACCAGACGTCTGAGGGGGAAAAGAAGAGGTAGCTAACATCAGCTATAGTAGCTAACATCAGGAGTTAAGGAATCAGTGGATGAACACCTCAGAGCTTCATTTGTAGTACtggtttaaataaagatttattggATGATCCTGTGGGAATAATCACCTGAGGGCGTCCTGGTCTCCAATCACTCCAGATGAAACCCGCCCGGGCTGATGTGGTCTCTCTCGTCTTGTTTTATCCATCAGAGTCTGAGTCAGTTGAGGCTCCATCCTGTCAACCACACGCTAGCATCATTACCTTTGCTAACTGAAtgtataaacacaaacaggaggCTGCGCTCACCTGTCTATCAGGGCCTGAGCTAACTGGGGCTTCAGGTAACCCCACCATGCAGCCGGAGGCCTCCCCATGTTCAGAGCCTGCCCTGTCTCATCATAATCCAGGGGAGCTGGACCATGGGAGTCCCTTTGTGGGGATtgatcatcatcctcctcctcctcctcctcatcttcctccactATTTCCACATCACCTGGGTTGACCAATCCTGCTCTCTCTGCCTCAGTCAGTAGGTGGAGCAGAGCAGCCAAGTAAGCTGTGAACACATTAGATTGGTTGATTACAAGAGAATTAATTTATGATTAGTTGTCTTACTTCAACTATCCAACCTGcttgctgctcctcctcttgctCACGCCTTTCGTCTCTCTCCACCAATCGCTGCAGGGCCTGGTCTAAGCCACGGCCCCTCCAGTCGTCTGATTGGTAGTACAGGTTATTGACCCCGGCACCTCCCTGAGTGACAGGGTATGACATAACCTGGCCCTCATAAGGCGTCAAGTTCAGGAGGTCTCTCTGCTGACGTGTGGTTCCACCAAGTGACACATCCAGGCCATGCCCTCTACCACGGGCTGCAGGTAGAGACTGAGAAAAAGAGGCgaggcatcatcatcatcatccctgcTGTACCTTCTTCTCAGGCTATGGTTAAGTCCCCCTGACAGTAATGAATTACATGACAGCTTACTGttagaaaatgttatttaatctttatttaaatgtagatATTACGTGGCAGGAAAAACATGTTACCTCATTTCTGGGGTAGATCCTAATGACGGGGTGGAGTTTGTGCCACATAACataagtggatggatggatggatggatggatggatggatggatggatggatggatggataggtatATAAATACAGGTAGatagacatacagacagacagacagacagacagacagacagacagacagacagacagacagacagacagacagacagacagacagacagaggcagACGGATAGAGCAGATTGTATAAAGGTGTATTAAGGTCAGACTGAAGTCAGTTTGAGATCAACTCAAGGTTACATTAAACTGAAATTGGGATTATCTAAAAGTTACTCGAAGATTCTCTCAATATTATTTTGAGGTTATTTTAAAGTGAGATGTTGTCAGATGTTGCCTGGGTTATGTAACCTCCAGGAAATTAATGAAAGTCCCTatcattgtgtgtgttcataccgtatctgtgtgtgtgtgtgtgtgtgtgtgtgtgtgtgtgtgtgtgtgtgtgtgtgtgtgtgtgtgtgtgtgtttgtgcatgtgtgtgtatctcaGGAGACATGCTGTGGATGGTGTTTCCATGGCAGTATAATGAGCTGCCCTGCTCCTTCCAACAGtaaattgatttgttttgtgtacgtgtgtgtgtgtgtgtgtgtgtgtgtgtgtgtgtgtgtgtgtgtgtgcctgtgcaaacacacacacacacacacacacacacacacacacacacacacacacacacacacacacacacacacacacacacacacacacacacataagagataatggtgatgaagatAAACTAACAAATTGAAGGAGAGCCACACATCAGATGTTTATTGAACATACTGCATATCTGTCCATGTCCATCAGTTCTAAGTGTTTCTCTCAGCCCGATCAGCTGTTAATCAATCATCTACTGATCAATCAGAGGTGTGAAGTTCATAATGAGCTGGGATCAGGGGATCAGAGTAGGTTCATCCTAGCATGTGTTCATCAACCATTTATCCTCAGTTTAATATCATTTTGGACTACCTCTgtctatttctttctttgttagATTAACTTTATTTGGTTTGTGGTGATTCAGCAGTACTTTGAGATACGAGTAGCTCGACAtacaagttatttgagatacgagctgtcaTGCTGTCCATGATTTTGTTTTACACATGAGCAAAACCTGTGATGCAAGTCATGCTTGAGGACAGCACgagttggcggatggatgcaACATCAGCTGAAGCTGGATGTCGTTCTCTTTTGCAGAGTTAAGGTGTAGACTACAGCGTGTAACTTTTGCTTTTCTGtacatactttatcattgtttttgtaaattatataataaattatgCACAGgcaaagtatgcatgtctatagGTTGataatgtttttggttttttttataagtTATGGGgttttgaggtttttttgtctgtaggccaaaacaacagtgagatACCTTGCCCCCAGCCGAAGGCGAAGAGACGCGACCCTCTCTTTCactggggtgaactccaacaatggcagctgagctgtggggctataagcaagcccacatcagcctgccgcctctcaccttgggcaacaccataaattggagagtccagcccctctcaacgGTTTttggttccagagcccaagctgtgggtggaggtaaGCCCGACtgtatctagtcggtacctctcaacctccctcacaagctctggctcctttccccgcAGCGAGGTGAGATTCcgtgtccctagagctagactctttgtctggggattgggttgtTGAACCCCATGCTgatgactgccacccaatccacactgcacatGTCCTTTAtggtttcctcggcgggtggtgagtccaccggaggttggtcCCACATCGTCCTGTCGGGCTGAGCCCAGCCAGGCCCCATGGGCAGAGGCCCAGCCACCACgcgctcgcatacgagcccaAACTATGGGCCTGGCTCCGGGGTTGGGTCCCGGTTGTGTCATACCGggcgacgtcacggtccttgttgttttatttgctacagcagttttgttactgcttttagtctggcccatcacccaggacctggttgccaagggagaccctagcaggaacATAAaacccctgacaacatagctctgGGATTATTCGGACACTCAAGCTCCCCcaagttattttagttattttaaattgggaaaatgttgtttgacttataAGTTGcttgacttatgagctcagtcacggaacaaattaaactcgtatctcatgGTACTACTGCATACATTGCTAATATGACAGTATGACTGATGCAGTAAACACGACTACAACTACAAAGCAGATTGGAAACTAATTAGCTGTAGTCCTGGTCTAATATAGTCTAATATATAGGTAGTCCTCCAGATACGAACATCCGATTTATGAACATTCGTTTATACAAACAACCATTTGCATTCAAATCCGactacatttaataaataatgacttacgtaattcaatttacaaacagcctcttggaacaattatgtttgtatgttgaggactatctgtatttGACTCCGCAGTGTCAGGCTCCGTGTGACTGGTAGTCTCCTAGCTAGAGTGAGTCACCGAGTGATGTCAACTGATGAGTTAGGAACCTGAAAGGTGAGTCATCACTCTGAAGGGTGAGTCAAGCGTCTCAGCAGTGACTCAGCATCTCAATGGTGAGTCAGCCCTCTGAACAGTGAGTCAGCAGTTTAAATGGTGCATTTGGAACCTGAAAGGTGAGTCAATACTCTGAATGGTGAGTCAGCAGACTCAACAGGCTGAATGGTGAGTCAGCCATCTCAACAGTGAGTCAGCAAACTCGATGGTGAGTTAGCAGTTTGAAAAGTGAGTTAGCAGACTCAGTGGGGAATTAACAATCTGAAGAGTGAGTCAGTAGACTCAGTGGTGAATTAGCAATTTGAAGAGTGAGTCAGCAGACTCAGTGGCGAGGGAGTCAGCGTACTCAGTGGTGAGAAAGCATTCTGAAGAGTGAGTCAGCAGACTTAGTGGTGAGTTAGCGGTTTGAAAATTGAATGAGCAGATTCAGTGGTGAGTTAGCAATCTGAAGAGTGAGTCAGCAGACGATGATGAATTTGGGGGGCTGACAGTGAAgtatccatccaaccatccatccatttgctgaaccgcttcatccgctgtcgcggggagctggagcgtaTCTCAGCTTGCTAGGTCGTGTGGCAGGGGACATTCCGCGCTGGACACCAGTGCAACGCGGacccacacagagacgcagaaaAACACGCGCAGCTATGGTAGCCTCAGAAAAACCTGTCAGACATTGTCCTTCGTTTGTTTCTCGACCAGGCGATGCTTCTTTCATTGGTTGATGATAAACTTCCTGCTTCCCTGATCATTGTGATCATTGTTGAACTCAAAAGTTTGATTCATGACTCATGATTGTCTCTTTACGCACTCACCTGTTGATCATTTAATGGAGATGATGGAGCTCCAGAGTCAACGTATTATGATCAGTCATATACATGAGCTTCAGGCTCACTTTAAACttgatttatgtgtttgttatacagacaaaaacaactgaCATTTATGAAcatatcatcttcatcatcatcatcactgcacTGAATCGGCAGGTTTTTAATTCAGAGATTTGGCAATACAGGACAATGTCCTTATCACCAGGAATAGGAAGAGTAATAAGAGCTTCCTGAGTAAAATTATGAAATCAGGATCTGAGCCTCACAGATCCGGGTTCACCTAAAGCAGAAATCCgaacaaatataataataaaaatatatgaaattagaATTTGATATAATTAATTTCAATTGATTATGTACTGTTTGAAAAATATCTGGATTAGCTGAATACAGCAAAAACTAAGTGAAAGGAAATACTGATGTTAACATGTTATTGTGTAACATGTTGCATaataacatgtaaacatgtttact is a genomic window of Antennarius striatus isolate MH-2024 chromosome 2, ASM4005453v1, whole genome shotgun sequence containing:
- the pcsk1nl gene encoding proprotein convertase subtilisin/kexin type 1 inhibitor, like: MASLGLVLLGSALLYTAQSLPAARGRGHGLDVSLGGTTRQQRDLLNLTPYEGQVMSYPVTQGGAGVNNLYYQSDDWRGRGLDQALQRLVERDERREQEEEQQAAYLAALLHLLTEAERAGLVNPGDVEIVEEDEEEEEEDDDQSPQRDSHGPAPLDYDETGQALNMGRPPAAWWGYLKPQLAQALIDRMEPQLTQTLMDKTRRERPHQPGRVSSGVIGDQDALRRLVSRLISSMSGNNAPAISSGRRLRRDLSNTPVGSTHKRTRRSLDDMAPPSPSNDLPLLRVKRLEEVDDDAQMLLPPASKVQKMKHINTLAAPAMEELNPGNHRRRRRATLNYDPQILIDQLVEYMRE